From the Saimiri boliviensis isolate mSaiBol1 chromosome X, mSaiBol1.pri, whole genome shotgun sequence genome, one window contains:
- the TCEAL5 gene encoding LOW QUALITY PROTEIN: transcription elongation factor A protein-like 5 (The sequence of the model RefSeq protein was modified relative to this genomic sequence to represent the inferred CDS: deleted 1 base in 1 codon) — translation MEKLCKEHEGKPENERNLESEGKPEDEESTEEEGKSDEEEKPDVEGKTECEGKREDEGQPGAEGQLEDEGSQEKQGKSEGEGKPQGEGKPASQAKPESQPRAAEKRPAEDYVPRKAKRKTDRGTDDSPKDSQEDLQGRHLSSEEMMRECGDVSRAQEELRKKQKMGGFHWMQRDVQDPFAQGANGVSGE, via the exons ATGGAAAAgctctgcaaagaacatgaaggaaagccagaaaatgaaagaaacctAGAAAGTGAGGGAAAACCTGAAGATGAGGAGAGTACAGAAGAGGAAGGCAAGTCAGACGAGGAAGAAAAGCCGGACGTGGAGGGGAAGACAGAATGCGAGGGAAAGCGAGAGGATGAGGGACAGCCAGGTGCTGAGGGACAACTGGAAGATGAGGGAAGCCAGGAAAAGCAGGGCAAGTCCGAAGGTGAGGGCAAGCCACAAGGCGAGGGCAAGCCAGCCTCCCAGGCAAAGCCAGAGAGCCAGCCGCGGGCCGCCGAAAAGCGCCCGGCTGAAGATTATGTGCCccggaaagcaaaaagaaaaacggACAGGGGGACGGACGATTCTCCCAAGGACTCTCAGGAGGACTTACAGGGAAGGCATCTGAGCAGTGAGGAGATGATGAGAGAATGTGGAGATGTGTCAAGGGCTCAGGAGGAgctaaggaagaaacagaaaatgggtGGTTTTCATTGGATGCAAAGAGATGTACAGGATCCGTTCGCC CAAGGGGCCAACGGGGTGTCAGGGGAATGA